A single genomic interval of Canis lupus dingo isolate Sandy chromosome 6, ASM325472v2, whole genome shotgun sequence harbors:
- the HBQ1 gene encoding hemoglobin subunit theta-1 isoform X2, with translation MAMALSGADRAAVRALWRKLGGNVGIYATEALERTFCSFPATKTYFPHFDLSPGSAQVKAHGQKVADALTTAVAHLDDLPGALSALGALHAHRLRVDPAHFQLLSHCLLVTLARHYPGDLAPAMHASLHKFLSHVTSALASRYG, from the exons ATGGCGATGGCGCTGTCCGGCGCGGACAGGGCGGCGGTGCGCGCCCTGTGGAGGAAGCTGGGCGGCAACGTCGGGATCTACGCGACCGAGGCCCTGGAGAG gaccttctgctccttccccgcCACCAAGACCTACTTCCCGCACTTCGACCTGAGCCCCGGCTCCGCCCAGGTCAAGGCCCACGGCCAGAAGGTGGCCGACGCGCTGACCACCGCCGTGGCCCACCTGGACGACCTGCCCGGCGCCCTGTCCGCCCTCGGCGCCCTGCACGCCCACAGGCTGCGCGTGGACCCCGCGCACTTCCAG CTCCTGAGCCACTGCCTGCTGGTGACCCTCGCCCGCCACTACCCCGGAGACCTCGCGCCCGCCATGCACGCGTCGCTGCACAAGTTTCTGAGCCACGTGACCTCGGCGCTGGCCTCCCGCTACGGCTGA
- the LOC112640648 gene encoding hemoglobin subunit alpha encodes MVLSPADKTNIKSTWDKIGGHAGDYGGEALDRTFQSFPTTKTYFPHFDLSPGSAQVKAHGKKVADALTTAVAHLDDLPGALSALSDLHAYKLRVDPVNFKLLSHCLLVTLACHHPTEFTPAVHASLDKFFAAVSTVLTSKYR; translated from the exons ATGGTGCTGTCTCCCGCCGATAAGACCAACATCAAGTCCACTTGGGATAAGATTGGTGGCCACGCTGGCGACTACGGCGGAGAGGCGCTGGACAG GACCTTCCAGTCCTTCCCCACCACCAAGACCTACTTCCCGCACTTCGACCTGAGCCCCGGCTCCGCCCAGGTCAAGGCCCACGGCAAGAAGGTGGCTGATGCGCTGACCACCGCCGTGGCCCACCTGGACGACCTGCCCGGTGCCCTGTCCGCCCTCAGCGACCTGCACGCCTACAAGCTGCGCGTGGACCCCGTCAACTTCAAG ctcctgaGCCACTGCCTGCTGGTGACCCTGGCCTGCCACCACCCCACCGAATTCACCCCTGCCGTCCACGCCTCCCTGGACAAGTTCTTCGCCGCCGTGAGCACCGTGCTGACCTCCAAGTACCGTTAA
- the LOC112640646 gene encoding hemoglobin subunit alpha, producing the protein MVLSPADKTNIKSTWDKIGGHAGDYGGEALDRTFQSFPTTKTYFPHFDLSPGSAQVKAHGKKVADALTTAVAHLDDLPGALSALSDLHAYKLRVDPVNFKLLSHCLLVTLACHHPTEFTPAVHASLDKFFTAVSTVLTSKYR; encoded by the exons ATGGTGCTGTCTCCCGCCGACAAGACCAACATCAAGTCCACTTGGGATAAGATTGGTGGCCACGCTGGCGACTACGGCGGAGAGGCGCTGGACAG GACCTTCCAGTCCTTCCCCACCACCAAGACCTACTTCCCGCACTTCGACCTGAGCCCCGGCTCCGCCCAGGTCAAGGCCCACGGCAAGAAGGTGGCTGATGCGCTGACCACTGCCGTGGCCCACCTGGACGACCTGCCCGGTGCCCTGTCCGCCCTCAGCGACCTGCACGCCTACAAGCTGCGCGTGGACCCCGTCAACTTCAAG ctcctgaGCCACTGCCTGCTGGTGACCCTGGCCTGCCACCACCCCACCGAATTCACCCCTGCTGTCCACGCCTCCCTGGACAAGTTCTTCACCGCTGTGAGCACCGTGCTGACCTCCAAGTACCGTTAA